The window TACCAGCATCTACATTTCCGTGGGAGAGGGCAACGAAACCTGGAGTCAGCCGATGTGGGAAGTAAAGATTTGTTTCCCCTCCTAACTTTGAGTCGAAGAATTTCCCTCTTCCCAGTATTTTTTCCTTTCTTCTCTGCTTTATCTCCGACTTCAAGGCTTGTGCCAATTCCTAAAGGTTCACACACCGAGGCGGTTTTCCGAACGTAAGGAAGAGGGAATCGAGGGTGTCTTTACGTTAGGCTTCAGGAAATCAGCCCATCGGGCTTGTAGAGTTTTGGAGATACTCCAAAACTAGAAGGATAGTCTGGCTGCTTTTTGAAGAACATCAAGACGCCTAAGCAAGTGACACATTTAGACCAAACAGCAGGGTGCTGCCAGCCATAAGGTTGAGGATAGATAGGCCGCAGGTACAGTTGAGGACGATATGAACGCTCATGCTTTTGTAAACCAGGAAGACCAAAATAGACAATGGCTCCCCATGCCTCGTCAAGAAAGGCGTTTGGTTTCAGTCCAACGGATATCGGGGAAAGGTTGTCAACCCTCTGATCAAAGCTTACGCGCCTCTGCACATCGCAAAGCGAAACGGGGAGATTACATGGGTGCGATCGCCTTACTCACCCAGTTAATCACACGTCACCCCAAACAGGCCATTGACTACAACAACCGGGGGTTAATTTACTTCCAAAGTGGTCAAGGAGAAAAAGCATTGGCTGATTATAACAAGGCTCTGCAACTAAATCCCGAATTGGATAATGCTTACAACAATCGCGCTAATTACTATGCCTCGAATGGCAAACTAGCAGAAGCTCTCACCGATTATGAAACAGCCCTTGATTTGAATCCGGGCAATACTCGCACTTGGATTAATCAAGCGATCACGTTCCGCGAACTGGGGCTATATGACTTAGCTCTAGAAAACCTGGATATGGCTTTAATGCTGGGAGGTTTGGAAGAGAATATCTATGCCGAACGAGGACGCACTTACCATTTGCGCGGCGACTGGAATTGTGCTATTGCCGACTATCAGCGTGCCCTGTGTGCGATGACAGCATCTGGTTTTGTGGGTCGTTTGTATCGGAATGTGGAAAGCTGGATGAATGAGCTATTCAAACCGCTTAGTGCTTAAGTTAAATATCGATTGGGGTTATTCAGCAGCAATAGAAAACGATTGAATCTTATGGCGTCGCCCCATCTTGCCGACTTTGCTCAGCGTGAGTTAACCCCTGCTACCGCCTTCTCTGCTGCCCTATTAGAGCGTCAAGGTAGATTTGAGGGGTAATTTAATAAAACTTTTCTTTTGTTCTCCTTGTCCCCCTTCCCTTGTCTTCCTGGTTCCCTACCAACCCTTCAATTCAAGGTTGACAGACTAATAATTATCTTCCTTGGGGGTTTGATCTTGTAAGACAACCGGATGCTGATTTTCATCAACTCGATAACTTTGTTCTTGCATGACGCTCTTGCTTTGTCTAGAGTCAAATGTGCGACCAAAGTCGGCACGTAAGCCCTTAACCCGTTCCTCTGTACGCTTCACTTCTGTTCGCACTTCTCGCAGCTTGGCTTGCTGTGACAGGTGAAAAGGCAACAGCTTTACCAATCCGGCGATGGCAGCGGTACATAGCACCAAATTAACAACCAACCTAGCGGTCGTTTCACCGGCAACAGCTTGATGAGAGTGACGGCGCTGACGGCGTTGAGTCCGATGAGCCATCCGAGGGGTTTCTACAGGTTGCTGAGTGGGTGTAGGCGGTTGGAATGCGTTCATGATATGCGTGAATACCGTGCTGGCGAACTATCGCCGAAGACTCTAGGATAGCGTTTTGAGCATACACTCCTGTTGTGATACAGCGACTTTGTCTTACACGGTCAATTCAGAGCCAAGCGACAAAGAGCCTATCAAAGGCAGTGGCACGCCGATGTTATCAGATAATTTACAGCACCTTGCTGCAATGATCAGGAAAACTTAAGGGCTTGCCCATAGCGCCAGAGCTTCGTCCGGGAGTTCAATTCTAAATTTTGAACTCTCGCTACGTGAAGAAACTTCTATCTTAAGCCCTCAACAGCCGATCACTTGCCTGAAGATCAGCTCTTTGTCGCTTCAGTGCGGCAACTCTACTTGTAGAGTTCCGTCGCCAACCGGAAGGCCAAGATTCCGGGGATCAAGGCTACAACAAGAGCCACGTAAACTTGGGTATCTGATAATGCCATTTTGAATATCTCCTGATTTCAATGGTAATCACCCATTAATTTGCGCCAAATCGACTCCCAGCGAAATATCTTGTTACAAGATGCAATATAAATCCGGAGTGATTCAACCGCTCCAGTTGAGCTGATAAGATTGACAAAGGACTCTCGTTGAGCCAAGCATCCCATGGAGCGAAACCCGTGAGAGGGTCAAGGTTCGGCAAGAATTACGACAAGAGGTTAAGCTGGGTTAAGGAAAGCCTTTTTTGGGCGCACTTTGAGCAGCGTGTGCCCCATAGAAAAAGTTGGTAATTCTCCGTTTTACATAACTTTTAATGCTAGACCAAATTTTTAACTCCCCTTTCGATGTTGGACTAGAAGCTCCAGTGGTGCTGCTGATTTTAATTGCCCTAGAGGCAGTACTCAGCGCGGATAATGCGATCGCCTTAGCCGCGATTGCCGCCGGGTTAGAAGATCCCAAGCTTCAGCGTAATGCCCTCAACTTGGGCTTAGTAGGAGCCTACATCCTACGAATTACCCTGATTCTCACAGCGACTTGGGTCGTGCAATTCTGGCAGTTTGAAGTCCTGGGAGCCGCTTATCTACTCTGGTTGGTTTTCGAGCATTTCACCTCTGAGGAGGATGACGAACATCACCATCATGGGCCTCGATTTACCTCGCTGTGGCAGACTATTCCAATTATTGCTGTAACCGATTTGGCATTTTCTCTGGATAGCGTCACCACGGCGATTGCCATCTCAGATAAGACCTGGCTCGTAATTACCGGTGGCACGATTGGTGTGATTACCCTACGGTTCATGGCAGGGTTATTCATCCGTTGGCTCAAAGAATACGTCTATCTTGAGGATGCTGGTTACATTACCGTTGGGTTTGTCGGGTTGCGCCTTTTGGTCAGAGCGATTAAACCGGAATTGGTTCCCCCTGAATGGTTGATGGTTGCCGCGATCGCGTTGGTGTTTATGTGGGGATTTTCCAAGCGCACCGAGGTTGAGTTGCCCACAGAAGAGGAGAAGGTGGAATTACCAACCCAGAATGAGTTTAAGGAAGCTGAAGAGGTCACT of the Allocoleopsis franciscana PCC 7113 genome contains:
- a CDS encoding tetratricopeptide repeat protein — translated: MNAHAFVNQEDQNRQWLPMPRQERRLVSVQRISGKGCQPSDQSLRASAHRKAKRGDYMGAIALLTQLITRHPKQAIDYNNRGLIYFQSGQGEKALADYNKALQLNPELDNAYNNRANYYASNGKLAEALTDYETALDLNPGNTRTWINQAITFRELGLYDLALENLDMALMLGGLEENIYAERGRTYHLRGDWNCAIADYQRALCAMTASGFVGRLYRNVESWMNELFKPLSA
- a CDS encoding slr1601 family putative cell division protein → MNAFQPPTPTQQPVETPRMAHRTQRRQRRHSHQAVAGETTARLVVNLVLCTAAIAGLVKLLPFHLSQQAKLREVRTEVKRTEERVKGLRADFGRTFDSRQSKSVMQEQSYRVDENQHPVVLQDQTPKEDNY
- the psaM gene encoding photosystem I reaction center subunit XII, with the protein product MALSDTQVYVALVVALIPGILAFRLATELYK
- a CDS encoding TerC family protein; amino-acid sequence: MLDQIFNSPFDVGLEAPVVLLILIALEAVLSADNAIALAAIAAGLEDPKLQRNALNLGLVGAYILRITLILTATWVVQFWQFEVLGAAYLLWLVFEHFTSEEDDEHHHHGPRFTSLWQTIPIIAVTDLAFSLDSVTTAIAISDKTWLVITGGTIGVITLRFMAGLFIRWLKEYVYLEDAGYITVGFVGLRLLVRAIKPELVPPEWLMVAAIALVFMWGFSKRTEVELPTEEEKVELPTQNEFKEAEEVTEVR